In Pectobacterium brasiliense, a single genomic region encodes these proteins:
- a CDS encoding (R)-mandelonitrile lyase gives MLVPAATAGKEEKLKITRSGSHPSQPGSESYFSGNVRIDAPFQGTAPARVGGATVTFEPGARTAWHTHPLGQTLIVTQGRGWLQEWGGEIQEINQGDIVWIPEGVKHWHGATAQTAMTHIAIAESLNGTPVEWLEKVSDEQYGNGK, from the coding sequence ATGTTAGTCCCGGCTGCGACTGCCGGAAAGGAGGAAAAATTGAAAATTACCCGCAGCGGTTCACACCCGTCCCAACCTGGCTCGGAAAGCTATTTTTCCGGCAACGTACGTATTGATGCGCCTTTTCAGGGTACTGCCCCGGCTCGGGTTGGTGGCGCGACGGTTACCTTTGAACCCGGTGCCCGCACGGCATGGCATACCCATCCGCTCGGTCAGACGCTGATCGTCACGCAGGGTCGGGGCTGGCTTCAGGAATGGGGCGGCGAGATTCAGGAAATCAATCAGGGCGATATCGTCTGGATACCCGAAGGCGTAAAACACTGGCACGGCGCGACGGCACAAACCGCGATGACACACATTGCCATTGCCGAATCGCTTAACGGCACCCCGGTTGAATGGCTGGAAAAAGTCAGCGACGAGCAGTACGGAAACGGGAAATAG
- a CDS encoding PTS lactose/cellobiose transporter subunit IIA: MDVETRMIELIVKSGETRSCAMEALRSARRGEWDHVDELLKMAAVALNRAQLIQTGFIGNQSKEKANIELIVVHAQDHLMNAMLCRELAEEIIELRKEVSGVNLHMR; this comes from the coding sequence ATGGATGTAGAAACGCGGATGATTGAGCTTATCGTTAAATCTGGCGAAACACGTTCCTGCGCAATGGAAGCACTGAGATCCGCTCGTCGAGGGGAGTGGGATCACGTCGATGAATTATTAAAAATGGCGGCGGTGGCGCTGAACCGGGCGCAGTTGATCCAGACCGGATTTATTGGCAACCAGAGTAAGGAAAAAGCCAATATCGAACTTATCGTGGTGCACGCGCAGGATCACCTGATGAATGCGATGCTGTGCCGTGAGCTGGCTGAAGAGATTATTGAACTCAGAAAAGAGGTCTCTGGCGTCAATCTCCACATGCGCTAG